One part of the Polycyclovorans algicola TG408 genome encodes these proteins:
- the uca gene encoding urea carboxylase, translated as MFKTVLIANRCAIACRILRTLKALNVTGVSVFSEADHASLHVEQADQAISLGAGGAASTYLDVGKILAAARDCGAEAIHPGYGFLSENADFAEACEAAGIAFLGPTPTQLRQFGLKHTARALAAQAGLPLLRGSGLLDSLQQAQHEAARVGYPVMLKSTAGGGGIGMRVCRSADGLAAQFEAVKRMGEHNFRDGGVFLEQFIERARHVEVQVFGDGAGQVIALGERDCSVQRRNQKVLEEAPAPNLPAAVREALHTAAVTLAQSVHYRSAGTVEFVYDDAAEAFYFLEVNTRLQVEHGVTEQVYGIDLVSWMIELAAGTLPPLTALAADLAPRGHAVQARLYAEDPGKGFQPSAGLLTQLEFPPADGAGLRIDTWVEAGCEISSDFDPMIAKLIAWAPDRALAVQALDRALAATRLYGIETNRAYLRQILAFSPFVDGRAWTRCLETLRDVQHTVEVLAPGTQTTVQDWPGRLGYWAVGIPPSGPMDARSLRAGNRLLGNDEGAAALEITLAGPTLRFNCETVVAVTGAEMPLTVDGVSVAMNAALAIAAGSTLAIGRISGPGARAYLCVRGGVQVPAYLGASSTFTLGQFGGHAGRALRVGDVLHLRGPANLPVVADTPKVEPLHLPPVRTLRVMVGPHAAPEYFSEAYLALFFAAEWEVHFNSSRTGVRLIGPKPEWARADGGEAGLHPSNIHDNAYAIGAVDFTGDMPVILGPDGPSLGGFVCPATVIEADLWQLGQLKAGDRLRFEAVDYRAARVAAVNSGSDVGLKPNRHRVAAQGAVVLDEGDGDTRLVARLAGDCNLLLEFGAAEIDLATRFRADALMRALRALNLPGVTDLTPGIRSLQIHYQPEQQPLADLLACVRAQWQGVAGAQDLSLPSRIVHLPLSWDDPATRIAIDKYMTTVRKDAPWCPSNLEFIRRINGLASIDAVKRIVFDADYLVMGLGDVYLGAPVATPLDPRHRLVTTKYNPARTWTPENAVGIGGAYLCVYGMEGPGGYQFVGRTLQMWNRYKAVPAFCGEPYLLRFFDQIRFFEVSADELTQIRRDFPLGRYPLTIEDTILRLADYQGFLDDNAASIAAFRQQQRAAFDDERAHWAASGLAHFEAGSEAAQPVATESALEDDETGVFSPVAGNLWQLKVAPGERVTAGQLLAVLEAMKMELEVVAPVDGVIRRSLVTPGRSLSAGQLMLTVAQ; from the coding sequence ATGTTCAAGACCGTTCTCATCGCCAATCGCTGCGCCATTGCCTGCCGCATTCTGCGCACGCTCAAGGCGCTGAACGTCACCGGGGTGTCGGTGTTCAGCGAGGCCGATCACGCCAGCCTGCACGTTGAGCAGGCCGACCAGGCCATCAGTCTCGGCGCGGGTGGGGCGGCCAGCACCTACCTCGATGTCGGAAAGATTCTCGCGGCGGCGCGGGATTGCGGGGCGGAAGCGATTCATCCCGGTTATGGTTTTTTATCCGAAAACGCCGACTTTGCCGAAGCCTGCGAGGCGGCCGGCATCGCCTTTCTGGGCCCGACACCGACGCAACTGCGCCAGTTCGGCCTCAAGCACACGGCGCGGGCCTTGGCCGCGCAGGCCGGGCTGCCCCTGCTGCGCGGCAGTGGTCTGCTCGACAGCCTGCAACAGGCACAGCACGAGGCGGCGCGGGTGGGGTATCCGGTGATGCTCAAAAGCACCGCAGGCGGCGGCGGTATCGGCATGCGGGTGTGCCGCAGTGCCGACGGGCTGGCCGCGCAGTTCGAGGCGGTGAAGCGAATGGGCGAGCACAACTTCCGCGACGGCGGTGTGTTTCTGGAGCAGTTCATCGAGCGCGCGCGACACGTCGAAGTGCAGGTGTTCGGCGATGGCGCGGGCCAGGTCATCGCCCTGGGCGAGCGCGACTGCTCGGTGCAGCGGCGCAACCAGAAGGTGCTGGAAGAGGCGCCGGCGCCGAACCTGCCCGCGGCCGTACGCGAGGCGCTGCACACGGCGGCGGTGACCCTGGCGCAGTCGGTCCATTACCGCTCGGCCGGCACCGTGGAGTTTGTCTACGACGATGCGGCTGAAGCGTTCTATTTCCTCGAAGTGAACACGCGCCTGCAAGTGGAGCACGGCGTCACCGAGCAGGTGTACGGGATTGATCTGGTGAGCTGGATGATTGAACTGGCCGCCGGAACGCTGCCGCCGCTGACCGCACTTGCCGCAGACCTCGCGCCGCGCGGGCACGCCGTGCAGGCGCGGCTGTATGCCGAAGATCCGGGCAAGGGATTTCAGCCCAGCGCCGGCCTGCTGACGCAGCTTGAATTTCCGCCCGCCGATGGCGCCGGTCTGCGCATCGACACCTGGGTGGAGGCCGGCTGCGAGATCTCCAGCGACTTCGACCCCATGATCGCCAAGCTGATCGCCTGGGCACCCGATCGCGCGCTGGCCGTGCAGGCGCTGGATCGGGCGCTGGCGGCAACGCGGCTGTATGGCATCGAAACCAACCGGGCGTATCTGCGGCAGATTCTGGCCTTCTCCCCGTTTGTCGACGGCCGCGCCTGGACCCGCTGTCTGGAGACCTTGCGCGACGTTCAACACACCGTCGAGGTGTTGGCACCCGGCACCCAGACCACGGTGCAGGACTGGCCGGGGCGGCTCGGCTACTGGGCGGTGGGCATTCCGCCGTCCGGGCCCATGGACGCGCGCTCGCTGCGCGCAGGTAATCGCCTGCTGGGCAACGACGAGGGTGCGGCGGCGCTGGAAATCACTCTGGCCGGTCCCACGCTGCGGTTCAACTGCGAGACCGTGGTGGCCGTCACCGGCGCAGAGATGCCGCTGACTGTGGACGGCGTGTCGGTGGCCATGAATGCGGCGCTCGCCATTGCTGCGGGCTCGACGCTGGCCATCGGCCGCATCTCCGGGCCGGGCGCGCGGGCCTATCTGTGTGTGCGCGGCGGCGTGCAGGTGCCGGCCTACCTCGGTGCGTCCAGCACGTTCACGCTGGGGCAGTTTGGCGGCCACGCCGGACGGGCGCTGCGGGTCGGGGATGTACTGCACCTGCGCGGACCGGCAAATCTTCCGGTTGTTGCCGATACCCCCAAGGTCGAACCGTTGCACCTGCCCCCGGTCCGCACGCTGCGGGTGATGGTCGGCCCGCATGCGGCGCCGGAATACTTCAGCGAGGCGTATCTGGCGCTGTTTTTCGCAGCCGAGTGGGAGGTGCACTTCAATTCGTCGCGCACCGGAGTGCGGCTGATTGGCCCCAAGCCGGAGTGGGCCCGCGCCGACGGCGGCGAGGCGGGGCTGCACCCGTCCAACATTCACGACAATGCCTACGCCATTGGCGCGGTCGATTTCACCGGTGACATGCCGGTGATTCTGGGGCCCGACGGCCCCAGCCTCGGCGGCTTCGTGTGCCCGGCCACGGTGATCGAGGCCGACCTGTGGCAGTTGGGCCAACTCAAGGCCGGCGACCGGCTGCGCTTCGAGGCGGTGGACTACCGCGCCGCCCGCGTGGCGGCGGTCAACTCTGGCAGTGACGTCGGGCTGAAGCCCAATCGACACCGCGTTGCAGCGCAGGGCGCGGTGGTGCTCGATGAAGGTGACGGTGACACCCGCCTGGTCGCGCGTCTTGCGGGCGATTGCAACCTGTTGCTGGAGTTCGGCGCGGCCGAGATTGATCTGGCGACCCGCTTCCGCGCCGATGCGCTGATGCGTGCGCTGCGGGCGCTGAATCTGCCCGGCGTGACCGATCTGACGCCGGGCATTCGCAGCCTGCAAATTCACTATCAGCCCGAGCAGCAGCCGTTGGCCGACCTGTTGGCCTGCGTGCGCGCACAGTGGCAGGGCGTGGCCGGTGCGCAAGACCTCAGCCTGCCGTCACGCATCGTGCATCTGCCGCTGTCGTGGGACGACCCGGCAACGCGTATTGCCATCGACAAGTACATGACCACGGTGCGCAAGGACGCGCCCTGGTGCCCGAGCAATCTGGAGTTTATTCGCCGCATCAACGGGCTGGCGTCCATCGACGCGGTGAAGCGCATCGTCTTTGACGCGGATTACCTGGTGATGGGGCTGGGTGATGTGTACCTGGGCGCGCCGGTGGCGACGCCGCTGGACCCGCGCCATCGCCTGGTCACCACCAAGTACAACCCGGCGCGCACCTGGACCCCCGAAAACGCGGTGGGCATTGGCGGCGCTTACCTTTGCGTCTATGGCATGGAAGGACCGGGCGGTTACCAGTTTGTCGGCCGCACGCTGCAAATGTGGAACCGCTACAAGGCGGTGCCGGCGTTCTGCGGCGAGCCGTACCTGCTGCGCTTTTTTGACCAGATCCGGTTCTTCGAAGTCAGCGCCGACGAGCTGACGCAGATTCGCCGCGACTTCCCGCTGGGGCGCTATCCGCTGACGATTGAAGACACGATCTTGCGGCTGGCCGACTATCAGGGGTTTCTGGACGACAACGCGGCCAGCATTGCTGCCTTCCGCCAGCAACAGCGTGCCGCTTTTGACGACGAGCGCGCGCATTGGGCGGCCAGCGGTCTGGCCCACTTTGAGGCGGGCAGCGAAGCGGCGCAGCCTGTGGCGACCGAATCAGCGCTGGAAGACGACGAGACCGGCGTCTTCAGCCCGGTGGCCGGCAACCTGTGGCAACTCAAGGTGGCGCCGGGGGAGCGCGTGACGGCCGGCCAACTGCTGGCGGTGCTGGAAGCGATGAAGATGGAGCTTGAGGTGGTCGCGCCGGTCGATGGGGTGATCCGGCGCAGCCTGGTCACGCCGGGGCGTTCATTGTCGGCCGGACAACTGATGCTGACCGTGGCGCAGTAA
- a CDS encoding inositol monophosphatase family protein — translation MHPLVNIAVSAARSAGNVILKHSERVETLQVDRKQHNDFVTQVDRSAEAEIIRTIHKAYPDHAILGEESGASGDSEVRWIIDPLDGTTNFLHRIPHYAVSIGIEVKGRLEHGVIYAPCTNDLYTASRGAGAMLNSRRLRCSNTKDLDEALIGTGVPLQEEFMPDYLKMLGHVATSTAGVRRAGSAALDLAYVAAGRLDGFFEFNLKPWDIAAGIVLVQEASGVIKPLAGDDDVLGHGHILAASYKLIDALEARLKPLSAGG, via the coding sequence ATGCATCCGCTGGTCAATATCGCCGTGTCTGCCGCGCGCAGTGCCGGCAACGTCATTCTCAAGCACAGTGAACGTGTTGAGACGCTGCAGGTGGACCGCAAGCAACACAACGACTTCGTGACGCAGGTGGACCGCAGCGCCGAAGCCGAGATCATCCGCACCATCCATAAGGCTTATCCCGATCACGCCATCCTCGGCGAAGAGAGCGGCGCCAGTGGTGACTCAGAAGTCCGCTGGATCATTGACCCGCTGGACGGCACCACCAACTTCCTGCACCGCATCCCGCATTACGCGGTATCGATTGGCATTGAAGTGAAGGGCCGCCTGGAACACGGGGTGATTTACGCCCCCTGCACCAATGACCTGTACACCGCTTCACGCGGGGCCGGCGCCATGCTCAACAGTCGCCGGCTACGTTGCAGCAACACTAAAGATCTGGACGAAGCGCTGATCGGCACCGGCGTACCGTTGCAAGAAGAGTTCATGCCTGATTACCTGAAGATGCTCGGCCATGTGGCGACCAGCACCGCCGGCGTGCGGCGTGCCGGGTCTGCCGCGCTGGACCTGGCGTATGTCGCCGCCGGTCGCCTCGACGGCTTCTTCGAATTCAACCTCAAACCCTGGGACATCGCCGCCGGCATCGTGCTCGTGCAGGAAGCCTCTGGCGTCATCAAGCCGCTGGCGGGCGATGACGACGTGCTTGGCCACGGCCATATTCTCGCCGCCAGCTACAAGCTGATCGACGCACTCGAAGCCCGCCTCAAGCCCCTCAGCGCGGGCGGCTGA
- a CDS encoding RNA methyltransferase yields the protein MTSIPDAEPPATGIRIVLVQTQHPGNIGSTARAMRTMGFEELVLVSPERFPHPQARALASNALPVVENARVVGSLQEAIADCGWVVATSARPRHLGDEPLTPWDFAETAQTRAKRAKVALVFGPERTGLSNEDLERCNAVIMVPTDPTYASLNLAQAVQLMTWELRKAGLAEVPKVSAKHEHPSYAPPTADEMAHFYEHLERVLLKTGFLDPRNPRLLMRRLRQFYHRAQPDRNELNILRGILTTVETPKIRTPKAS from the coding sequence ATGACCTCAATTCCAGACGCTGAACCGCCCGCCACGGGCATCCGTATCGTGTTGGTACAGACCCAACACCCGGGCAACATCGGGTCCACGGCGCGTGCCATGCGCACCATGGGCTTTGAGGAACTCGTGCTGGTCAGCCCCGAGCGCTTTCCGCACCCGCAGGCACGAGCGCTGGCCTCCAACGCGCTGCCCGTCGTGGAGAACGCCCGCGTGGTGGGCTCATTGCAGGAGGCAATTGCCGACTGCGGCTGGGTGGTGGCGACCTCGGCGCGGCCCCGACACCTCGGCGATGAGCCGCTGACGCCGTGGGACTTTGCCGAAACGGCCCAGACCCGGGCGAAGCGCGCAAAGGTGGCGCTGGTGTTCGGCCCGGAGCGTACCGGTCTCAGCAATGAGGATCTTGAGCGCTGCAATGCAGTAATCATGGTGCCCACCGACCCCACCTATGCCTCGCTCAACCTCGCGCAGGCGGTGCAGCTGATGACGTGGGAGTTACGCAAGGCAGGGCTGGCTGAGGTGCCCAAGGTGTCGGCCAAACATGAGCACCCGTCCTACGCGCCGCCGACGGCTGACGAGATGGCGCACTTCTATGAGCACCTTGAGCGGGTGCTGCTCAAGACCGGTTTTCTGGACCCGCGTAATCCGCGGCTGCTGATGCGACGCCTGCGGCAGTTCTATCACCGCGCCCAGCCGGACCGAAACGAGCTGAATATTCTGCGCGGCATCCTGACCACGGTGGAAACCCCAAAGATCCGAACGCCGAAGGCATCCTGA